Proteins from a genomic interval of Physeter macrocephalus isolate SW-GA chromosome 21, ASM283717v5, whole genome shotgun sequence:
- the LOC102974348 gene encoding NACHT, LRR and PYD domains-containing protein 12 isoform X2 → MNSQKKRKDMEPACTWSLLSEQKAASSSLASFSWKELTDYRKVFRKHLKEKYLKKGVDKCYHHGKHIESRLLVVKEHCISEKPPCGIPQQNNFIEMEHIFDPDEEGSSLSQTVVLQGCAGIGKTAVVHKFMFDWAAGMVTPGRFDYLIYVNCREISRFANLSAADLITNTFQDIDGPILDVILVYPEKLLFILDGFPELQYPVGDQEEDLSANPLERKPVETLLCSFVRKKLFPESSLLITARPTTMKKLHSLLKQATQAEILWFTDAEKRAYFLSQFSGANAAMRVFYGLRENEGLDIMSSLPIISWMICSVLQSQGDGDRTLMRSLQTMTDVYLFYFSKCLKTLTGISVWKGQSCLWGLCSLAAEGLQNQQVLFEISDLRRHGIGVYDTNCTFLNHFLKKVEGGVSVYTFLHFSFQEFLTAVFYALKNDSSWMFFDQVGKTWQEIFQQYGKGFSSLTIQFLFGLLHKGKGKSVETTFGRKVSPGLREELLKWTEKEINDKSSRLQIEPMDLFHCLYEIQEEEYAKRIIDDLGSIILLQPTYTKMDILAMSFCVKSSHSHLSVSLKCQHLLGFEEEDRASAFMPPTLTLNQPFQLRNWPVSPLHLLCQALRNPYCKVKDLKLIFCHLTASYGRDLALVFETNQYLTDLEFVKNTLEDSGMKLLCEGLKQPNCILQTLRLYRCLISPASCGALAAVLSTNQWLTELEFSETKLEASALKLLCEGLKDPNCKVQKLKLCASFLPGSSETICRYLASVLICNPNLTELDLSENPLGDTGVKYLCEGLRHSNCKVEKLELSECSLSAACCESLAQVLSSTRSLTRLLLINNKIEDLGLKLLCEGLKQPDCQLKDLALWTCHLTGECCQDLCNALYTNEHLRVLDLSDNALGDEGMQVLCEGLKHPSCKLQTLWLAECHLTDACCGALASVLNRNENLTLLDLSGNDLKDFGVQMLCDALIHPICKLQTFYIDTDHLHEETFRKIEALKMSKPGITW, encoded by the exons ATGAACAGTCAAAAGAAACGAAAAGATATGGAACCTGCTTGCACCTGGAGCTTATTGTCTGAACAGAAAG CTGCTTCAAGTTCTCTGGCTTCATTTTCATGGAAGGAGCTTACAG ATTACAGGAAAGTATTTAGAaaacatctaaaagaaaaatacctaaaaaaagGAGTTGACAAATGTTATCACCATGGCAAGCATATAGAGTCACGACTGCTTGTTGTAAAAGAACACTGTATATCAGAAAAGCCACCATGCggaattcctcaacaaaataattttattgagatgGAACATATATTTGATCCTGATGAAGAGGGCTCCAGCTTATCCCAAACTGTGGTGCTTCAGGGATGTGCTGGGATTGGGAAAACAGCTGTGGTGCATAAGTTCATGTTTGACTGGGCAGCAGGAATGGTTACTCCAGGCAGATTTGACTATCTCATCTATGTAAACTGCAGAGAAATAAGCCGTTTTGCTAACCTTAGTGCTGCTGACCTGATCACTAACACTTTTCAAGATATAGACGGACCAATCCTGGATGTTATTCTTGTATATCCAGAGAAGCTTCTGTTCATTCTTGATGGATTTCCTGAGCTTCAGTACCCTGTAGGTGACCAGGAAGAGGATCTTAGTGCCAATCCCCTGGAGAGGAAGCCAGTAGAGACCCTCTTATGTAGTTTCGTGAGGAAAAAACTGTTTCCTGAATCCTCCCTCCTGATAACTGCCCGGCCTACAACCATGAAGAAGCTTCACTCTCTGTTAAAACAAGCTACCCAGGCAGAGATCCTGTGGTTTACAGATGCTGAAAAAAGAGCAtatttcttgagtcagttttcaGGTGCTAATGCTGCAATGAGAGTTTTTTATGGTCTGCGAGAAAATGAAGGCCTTGACATTATGTCTTCTCTTCCCATCATCTCCTGGATGATCTGCAGTGTCCTGCAGTCACAGGGAGATGGTGACAGGACTCTTATGAGATCACTTCAAACCATGACTGATGTGTATCTGTTCTACTTTTCCAAGTGCCTCAAAACCCTTACAGGCATCTCGGTGTGGAAGGGACAGAGTTGCCTGTGGGGCCTTTGCTCTTTGGCTGCAGAGGGACTGCAGAACCAGCAGGTCCTGTTTGAAATCAGTGACCTCAGAAGACATGGGATAGGAGTGTATGATACCAACTGCACTTTTCTCAATCACTTTTTGAAAAAAGTTGAAGGAGGTGTCAGTGTCTATACTTTCCTTCACTTCAGTTTCCAAGAGTTCCTGACTGCTGTGTTCTATGCCCTGAAGAATGACAGCAGCTGGATGTTTTTTGATCAAGTGGGGAAAACGTGGCAAGAAATATTCCAACAATATGGAAAAGGGTTTTCATCATTAACAATACAGTTCTTATTTGGCCTCTTACATAAAGGAAAGGGAAAGTCTGTGGAAACTACTTTTGGGAGAAAAGTCTCTCCAGGACTTCGAGAGGAGTTATTGAAGTGgactgagaaagaaataaacGATAAATCTTCTAGGTTACAGATTGAGCCAATGGACTTGTTTCACTGTTTGTATGAGATTCAGGAAGAAGAATATGCAAAAAGGATAATTGATGATTTAGGGTCAATTATACTGCTTCAACCTACCTATACAAAAATGGACATTCTGGCTATGTCATTCTGTGTAAAAAGCAGTCATAGTCACCTGTCAGTGTCTCTGAAGTGTCAGCATCTACTTGGATTTGAGGAGGAAGATCGAGCTTCAGCATTCATGCCACCAACCTTGACACTTAATCA GCCCTTCCAGCTGCGTAATTGGCCAGTCTCTCCACTCCACTTGCTCTGCCAAGCACTGCGTAACCCATACTGTAAAGTCAAAGACCTGAA ACTGATTTTCTGCCACCTCACAGCTTCTTATGGCAGAGACCTCGCCTTAGTATTTGAAACCAACCAATATCTGACAGATTTGGAATTTGTGAAAAATACCCTGGAAGATTCCGGAATGAAGCTTCTGTGTGAAGGATTAAAACAGCCAAATTGTATCTTACAGACATTGAG GTTGTACCGATGCCTTATCTCTCCTGCTTCTTGTGGTGCGCTAGCGGCTGTTCTCAGCACCAATCAGTGGCTCACTGAGCTGGAATTTAGTGAAACAAAACTGGAAGCTTCAGCTTTGAAATTGCTCTGTGAAGGCTTAAAAGATCCAAATTGCAAAGTACAGAAGCTCAA gtTGTGTGCTAGCTTTCTCCCTGGAAGCTCAGAGACTATTTGCAGATATCTTGCCTCTGTTCTCATTTGCAATCCAAACCTCACTGAGCTGGACCTGAGTGAAAATCCCCTGGGGGACACAGGGGTGAAGTATCTTTGTGAGGGTCTCAGACATTCCAACTGTAAAGTAGAGAAACTAGA GCTTTCCGAATGTTCCCTCTCTGCAGCTTGTTGTGAGTCCCTCGCCCAAGTCCTGAGCTCTACCCGGAGCCTGACAAGGCTGCTTCTAATTAATAACAAAATTGAAGATTTGGGACTGAAATTGCTGTGTGAAGGATTAAAACAGCCTGACTGTCAGTTAAAGGATCTGGC ACTGTGGACCTGTCACCTGACTGGAGAGTGTTGTCAGGATTTGTGCAATGCACTGTACACCAATGAACACCTACGAGTTCTTGACCTCAGCGACAATGCCTTAGGGGACGAGGGCATGCAGGTGCTGTGTGAAGGGCTGAAACACCCCTCCTGCAAGCTACAGACCTTGTG GCTAGCAGAATGTCATCTCACAGATGCATGCTGTGGAGCACTCGCCTCTGTCCTCAACAGAAATGAGAACCTAACGTTGCTAGACTTAAGTGGAAATGACCTTAAGGATTTCGGAGTTCAAATGCTGTGTGATGCACTGATTCATCCAATATGTAAACTACAAACGTTCTA caTTGACACGGATCATTTACATGaagaaacattcagaaaaatagAAGCTTTAAAAATGAGCAAGCCTGGAATCACCTGGTAG